In a genomic window of Oreochromis aureus strain Israel breed Guangdong linkage group 13, ZZ_aureus, whole genome shotgun sequence:
- the tspan14 gene encoding tetraspanin-14, translating into MYYYRYENAEINCCYKYLMFSYNIIFWLAGIAFIAAGFWAWSEKGVLMDLTQVTRLHGFDPVWLVLAVGGITFILGFAGCVGALRENICLLKFFSGVIGLIFFLELTAAVLAVVFQSQVRAWINEFFLANIKGYRDDIDLQNLIDSVQRMNACCGAQTPQDWNQNVYFSCDENNRSREKCGVPFSCCIQDPADLVMNTQCGYDVRRNQSEWSKHIYTKGCIAALEDWLPRNLYTVAIVFVVISLLQMVGIYLARNLIADIEKVKFSY; encoded by the exons ATGTATTACTATCGGTATGAGAATGCTGAGATCAACTGCTGCTACAAATACCTGATGTTCAGCTACAACATTATCTTCTGG CTGGCTGGCATCGCCTTCATTGCAGCAGGTTTCTGGGCATGGAGTGAGAAG GGAGTGCTGATGGACCTAACCCAGGTGACCCGGCTGCACGGGTTTGACCCAGTTTGGTTGGTTCTGGCGGTCGGTGGCATCACCTTCATCCTGGGGTTCGCTGGCTGCGTAGGAGCGCTGAGGGaaaacatctgtctgctgaAGTTT TTCTCAGGTGTGATTGGCTTGATCTTCTTCCTGGAGCTGACGGCGGCAGTGCTGGCGGTAGTTTTCCAAAGTCAGGTCAGAGCGTGGATCAATGAGTTCTTCCTGGCAAACATCAAGGGGTACAGAGACGACATCGACCTGCAGAACCTCATCGACTCTGTGCAGAGGATG AACGCCTGCTGTGGCGCTCAGACCCCGCAGGACTGGAACCAGAATGTGTACTTCAGCTGCGACGAGAATAACCGTAGCAGAGAGAAGTGCGGCGTTCCGTTCTCCTGCTGCATCCAAGATCCTGCT GACTTGGTGATGAACACTCAGTGTGGCTATGACGTGAGGCGCAACCAG TCAGAGTGGAGTAAGCATATCTACACCAAAGGCTGCATTGCGGCGTTGGAGGACTGGTTGCCGAGAAACCTGTACACGGTGGCCATCGTCTTCGTGGTCATCTCCCTGCTGCAG ATGGTGGGGATCTACCTGGCCAGGAATCTGATCGCCGACATCGAGAAAGTTAAATTCAGCTACTGA